The DNA segment GCTTCGATTTCTCCTTGTGAGGCTTAACGATGTTGCTCAGCCGCGCTGAAACCGCATAGCGGTTTTGGCGTCGGTTGCAGCACCTAGTTAGCTGTACTTACTACGTGCGGATACCATATTCCACCGTGTTACCTACTTGTATTGTCTCGTCGTTAAGCTCGATTGCATATCGGGGTTCCGGCTGTCTTACAACCACACTTCTCCGCCTAAGAGCTACCCAGTACGGGGTTCGTGTGCCCGGTTGCGTGTCTTTATGGATAAGGCAGTCATTCCAAATCAGAAGAACGACATTGACCGATGTGTTCTTGCCGGCAATGGCCTTTTCCGCTAGTGCAATGTGTTCCTTGACACGATTGGGGATATCATCCGAAAAGTCTGTCGGATTATTTATGCGATCGGATATGTCTAGCGCAGCTATACCGAATGCACGCTGATCCATATACTTTATTTGCTTATTCGCTTTCTGAATGACCTTGGCAATCCGCTGGTCATTGGATTTTTCGTCAATACGCTTACAATCCACGATTATTGGGTCATTGATTTCGTGATTGCATATCCGAAAGTCAGCTGCGGAGGGCTGCTCGTACGCCTCCACATAATCGCCGTGTGATATATGCCAAGCTGCATATGCAATCTCCGACATCACGGAAAGAAATCCGCCGTGGTTCTTAATTTCGCCCCGTAACCTAGCCAATACTGAGTCGTCTCCCAAGTTCGCGAGATCAGCGATTGTTAGCTTCTGCACGTTACCTTGGGTCGCTTGGATGATAAGAGCATTATCCAGAATGACCTCAGCGATAGCGTGGAGCTTCGGTTCATCGTCGGGCAACCGGAGATTACCATCCTTCTCAAGGAGATCCTTGCACAAAGACCAACGCACGTAGGCCGGATGGCCTTGTCTAGACGCGTGCGCAACGTGGAACCACTCTTTGCCGAAAAGGCTTTCCAAGATGTTCTTTTGCGCCGCGAAGAATGCCGTTTGGTCCATGGTCGACAGCCCATCCTGTATTGGCTAACGCCCGGCTCACCGAGCAAATTTTTGTTGGCGGTATTTTTGCGTGTTCTTGCAAAAATGGTGACAGCGGAAATTTGTCCGGTGCAGCCGCTTGTTAGATCACTTTACCAGTCACTTTTGCTTTTACTGGAATTGATCGACGCCAGAATCTCATCACCAAACTTTAGCAAGGCTGGCTTGATTTTATCCATATCTCCTTGAGAGTTGACAGGGCCATCATATGCGGGGCTTGAAATACCTGAACTATATGATGCTGGCCAAGATAATTTAATGTTTGAAAAGCTGATCTTGAATTTCTGATCTTTCATGTCAACTCGCATTGTGAATGGGACTTTCCAGTCACTCTTAGCTAAACAACCCATCCCGCTACATGGGTATTGAATTATCCCATTACCAATTATTATGCCGTCTTCTTTTGAATCTAGTTCGATGACAGATTTTGCAGATTTAAAGTTTTCTGCGATCCATATCTTGGTTGAGGTGTATATCTGGTCTTTTGTATGATTGGGAACCTCGACTACCCTTTCAAAAGTTCTATCGGCTTCGGCAACAGGCTGCATACCGGCGCAGCCTCCCAGGACCAAGGCCACTCCAAATATTGCAATAAAATTTCTGAACTTCATATAGCTCCCCTTTTTGTGATTGATCTAACGTTTGGCATGTGGGGCTGGAAACCGCAAAGCGAAGCGGCGCGGTTGACAGTCCCGTACGATGCCATTGTTAGTTGCTTTTTTATTGGACATTAACTGACGGCACTGGACTTTCAGTATATGCAAAATTAACTACAACGTCATCTTTAACTAAAATATCTAGGGTTTTCTGCATCCCGGTAGTTTTTACATCCATTGTAAAAACATAGCTTTGAGCTGTGCTTGTGCCGCTAGAATGCATATACATCCATTTTTCTTCATTAGCAGAAATTACTGTTTTCGAAAATGGTTGGCCAAATAAATTAGCTAAATCTGCTGTAGTGGTTTTTCCTTTTACGATTTTATTTACATTTTCACTAGGAAACGGGTTACCCACAGAATAATTCGATGTGGCACATCCAGATATTAAAGATAGAGTGAAAAGAAATGCGATTATTGTAGTTTTCATGTATCTCTCCCTTTTGATAGCAACTAACGCCTCACATCACCTGCAGCAAAAAGCAGAGCGACGAAGGAGCGGCGCCTTTTGCTATCCGAGTGTATGTGATTGTTAGCGCTCATTTCTTTGATGGCATCTTTTCCTTATATGCGGCTTCTAGTTTTGCCTCACAATCAGCATGCTTATCGTTGCCTGAACAAACCTGCTTCTTGATTGAACAGAATTTACTCATATTTTCATCCAGTTCTTTCACTCTTTGGCATATTTCCGCACCAATACAATAATCATGAGAAGCATCTGAGTTCGAGCATTCCATTAACGATTCTTTAGCTCCTGGATATTTTGACAGCTTGTCCAGTTCTTTAATATAGTGTTTGACGGACAACGCGGTATAGCCTATATCATATTGTCCGAACACGCCCATGAATGCGCTTCGAATATCTCCACAGTTTTTTGAATATAGTTCCTCAAACTCTTCCTTGTCACCATCCAGAGCGATAGTAGAATCTAGCGATATTAACTTTTTAATCTCTCCATCAATTTCCAACCAGACATCCCCCGTAATACCCTTTTCTTCATTATTTACAGCCACTTCGGCATAAAAAGGCCGTGCCGACCCATAAACTGCCATAGCATTCTGGGCTGAATATTGGCCACATAGGGTCGCAAACTCTAACTCCTTCTCTGGCGCTACACTAATGCCATGATCGTTAAGTACGCGCATATATTCATAGTTCGTATTCCGAAACCTTACACTTTCAGGAAACTTGAAAAGCTGTGAAAGGCTATGCTCCATAATTTTTCTTAGGTCAGTTTCTCGTTGATTAGATTGACTCTTTGAATCCTCGCTCAAATCAATTTCTTCTGAGGACTTGTATCCAGTTTCACTGGATGTTGGCGTCTGTAATATGCCTATGTTCATACCCATGATGATGACAATAGCCGACAATAGTGCGATTTTTATAAACTCAATAGCTATTTTCACGATTTCCTCCATGTCCAATTTTGAGCGCTAACAGTGATTTAGACAGAATCTGTATTTTCCCGGATATAGACAGAATCTGCCTATTCCGTTTGAAATTTCTTGAATTATTTCCCATAATCCTAGCAGGCAATTGGACTGCCTGCATCCAATAACAGCTAAAGGAGTAGCGCTATGGACAACCCTTCCGTATCCCGGTTCTGGGATAATTATATCGAAAAAACAAAAACTTATAACATCAAGCCGAAGGTGGCGCGATGGTACGTGCGCCATGCGGAGCAGTACATCAAGGCGCACCCCAATCAGCGTCTGGGGAGCCACACCCCGCGCGAAGTCGAGGAATATCTGCGGGACAAAGGCAGAAATGCACCCCTGGAAGACTGGCAGTTTCGCCAGATCGTGGACGCGCTCAAGATTCTATTTGTGGAGATGGTCCAGCCTGCCTGGGCAGGGGACTTTTCATGGCAGGATTGGTCCATGGCAGCGCAGTCCCTGCGCGACAATCATGCTACTGTCGCCCGGGATTATCAGGCCGATGGTGGGCACGATCCTGAAGCCCATGCCGCCGGACTGGATGAAAAAGATTCGGTTCTTTACAAGCATGTTTTCAAGCGATATCCCGAACATGTTAAAGCCTTTGTGGCGGCGATACGCACCAGGCAATATTCGATTCGCACTGAACGATCCTACATTGGCTGGTTTTTGAGATATATCAGGTACCATGATATGACTGATCCGGCGAGATTGTCAGAGCAACACATCGGTCAGTTCCTCGATTATCTGGTTTTGAATCGCAATGTAGCCGCCAGCACCCAGAGTCAAGCATTGAATGCATTGATATTTTTTTACAAGCAGGTATTGCAGCGTGAGATGAATGAAAAGATTTCATTTGCACATTCAAAAAAACCGCGACGGCTTCCTGTTGTTCTTACGCGCGATGAGGTCAGGAAGTTGATGGAGAAAATTGACGGAGAAACGCAACAGTTAATGGCAAATCTCTTGTATGGATGTGGAATGCGACTGATGGAGTGCGTCAGACTGCGGGTTCTGGATGTGGATTTCGGCTATCGACAGATACTCGTACGTGAAGCAAAAGGGAAGAAAGACCGGGTTGTACCGATTCCCAACAAATTGATCGATTGCTTGCAGGAGCAGGTCGACAAGATCAGGGCTTTACATAAAGAAGATCTGGAAAATGGTTTTGGCAGGGTGTATATCCCCGGGGCATTGGCAAGAAAATACCCTAACGCGGAAAAAGAGTTTCGCTGGCAATATGTTTTTCCCTCATCCAGAGTCTCAACCGACCCGCGAACAGGCGTTGTTCGTCGGCATCATATTCATGAAAACGGGTTGCAAAAGTATATCAAGCGGGCAGCGGAACAGGCCAGCATCACCAAGAAAGTGAACTGTCATGCCTTGCGCCATTCATTTGCTACCCATTTACTGGAGTCGGGTTACGATATTCGTACGGTACAGGAATTACTTGGGCATGCCGATGTCTCGACGACCATGATCTATACACATGTACTGAATATGCCCGGGGTGAGCGTGGTCAGTCCGCTGGATATGCTGGAACGGTAGTCCTTCTGCTGCGACGCAGGCCAGGCAGTATGGCTGGTTGGATTAATGCATGTTGTTGCAATTATCTTGCATGTACCCTGAGTGCGTTTATATCAATCGGTACCGGTTCGATGTGTCGATTTGAGTTTATAGTCAGGCCGTAGTTTTTGATAAAGAAATTCTGGTGCGAAATCCGCACCGTTCGGCCAGGTGATTGTGTCGAGTTCCGCATTCAGCTCAAATTTTTTAAACCGGTCTTTATCTTTCAGGGGCTCAAATATTTCACCCCATAGTTCGCCGAAAAGGTCGATTTCGCCTTCTACGCCGTCAGTAAAGCTTAGCCAGATGCGGTAGTCACCCCGGTATTTGGCTTCTTTAAGTCTTGGTAGCATTGTTTTACACCAGTGGCTCGATTTTCTTCAGGGCCTTTCTTTCACGGGCAAGATTCCAGTCCTCCATGAGTTCGGCTCTGTGGTATTCGCACCATTCCTGTACCAGGCCCAGGACTCGCGGAGGTAAGGTGCCGCCCACAACCTCCCCCGTATCAATTGCGACAACGGCCTCGAGA comes from the Thiohalophilus sp. genome and includes:
- a CDS encoding DUF4468 domain-containing protein, translated to MKFRNFIAIFGVALVLGGCAGMQPVAEADRTFERVVEVPNHTKDQIYTSTKIWIAENFKSAKSVIELDSKEDGIIIGNGIIQYPCSGMGCLAKSDWKVPFTMRVDMKDQKFKISFSNIKLSWPASYSSGISSPAYDGPVNSQGDMDKIKPALLKFGDEILASINSSKSKSDW
- a CDS encoding integron integrase; this encodes MDNPSVSRFWDNYIEKTKTYNIKPKVARWYVRHAEQYIKAHPNQRLGSHTPREVEEYLRDKGRNAPLEDWQFRQIVDALKILFVEMVQPAWAGDFSWQDWSMAAQSLRDNHATVARDYQADGGHDPEAHAAGLDEKDSVLYKHVFKRYPEHVKAFVAAIRTRQYSIRTERSYIGWFLRYIRYHDMTDPARLSEQHIGQFLDYLVLNRNVAASTQSQALNALIFFYKQVLQREMNEKISFAHSKKPRRLPVVLTRDEVRKLMEKIDGETQQLMANLLYGCGMRLMECVRLRVLDVDFGYRQILVREAKGKKDRVVPIPNKLIDCLQEQVDKIRALHKEDLENGFGRVYIPGALARKYPNAEKEFRWQYVFPSSRVSTDPRTGVVRRHHIHENGLQKYIKRAAEQASITKKVNCHALRHSFATHLLESGYDIRTVQELLGHADVSTTMIYTHVLNMPGVSVVSPLDMLER
- a CDS encoding DUF2442 domain-containing protein yields the protein MLPRLKEAKYRGDYRIWLSFTDGVEGEIDLFGELWGEIFEPLKDKDRFKKFELNAELDTITWPNGADFAPEFLYQKLRPDYKLKSTHRTGTD
- a CDS encoding DUF4160 domain-containing protein — translated: MPEISRFLGIIIAMYYNDHAPPHFHAKYGDLEAVVAIDTGEVVGGTLPPRVLGLVQEWCEYHRAELMEDWNLARERKALKKIEPLV